From Drosophila suzukii chromosome 2R, CBGP_Dsuzu_IsoJpt1.0, whole genome shotgun sequence, a single genomic window includes:
- the LOC108009070 gene encoding uncharacterized protein isoform X1 → MLKLDTKGGIICSGILSIAFAITYLALMDDYFWRRTNGLYDLGIHISILQILGSLSLIFGACKNKYKFFVPWMITTGFFIYLMVYLAIILITTDGEWIFVPAMVVPIAVYLSCALYSVQKAFDRMRKEEPPAYSNLSDKKEFINYI, encoded by the exons ATGTTGAAATTGGACACCAAAGGAGGTATCATCTGCTCGGGCATTTTGTCCATAGCCTTTGCTATAACATATTTGGCCCTGATGGACGACTATTTTTGGAGACGTACGA ATGGACTATACGACTTGGGAATACATATTTCTATCCTCCAAATTTTGGGCAGCTTAAGCCTTATATTTGGAGCTTGTAAG AACAAATACAAATTCTTTGTGCCGTGGATGATAACCACTGGATTCTTCATCTACCTGATGGTTTATTTGGCAATTATACTGATAACCACAGATGGAGAATGGATTTTTGTACCGGCTATGGTCGTGCCGATTGCAG TTTATCTGAGCTGCGCTTTGTACTCGGTACAAAAGGCCTTCGATAGGATGCGCAAGGAAGAGCCCCCGGCATATTCGAATTTGTCCGACAAAAAGGAgtttattaattatatatag
- the LOC108009070 gene encoding uncharacterized protein isoform X2: MLKLDTKGGIICSGILSIAFAITYLALMDDYFWRHGLYDLGIHISILQILGSLSLIFGACKNKYKFFVPWMITTGFFIYLMVYLAIILITTDGEWIFVPAMVVPIAVYLSCALYSVQKAFDRMRKEEPPAYSNLSDKKEFINYI, encoded by the exons ATGTTGAAATTGGACACCAAAGGAGGTATCATCTGCTCGGGCATTTTGTCCATAGCCTTTGCTATAACATATTTGGCCCTGATGGACGACTATTTTTGGAGAC ATGGACTATACGACTTGGGAATACATATTTCTATCCTCCAAATTTTGGGCAGCTTAAGCCTTATATTTGGAGCTTGTAAG AACAAATACAAATTCTTTGTGCCGTGGATGATAACCACTGGATTCTTCATCTACCTGATGGTTTATTTGGCAATTATACTGATAACCACAGATGGAGAATGGATTTTTGTACCGGCTATGGTCGTGCCGATTGCAG TTTATCTGAGCTGCGCTTTGTACTCGGTACAAAAGGCCTTCGATAGGATGCGCAAGGAAGAGCCCCCGGCATATTCGAATTTGTCCGACAAAAAGGAgtttattaattatatatag
- the CanB2 gene encoding calcineurin subunit B type 2: MGNETSLPMEMCSNFDADEIRRLGKRFRKLDLDNSGALSVDEFMSLPELQQNPLVQRVIDIFDADGNGEVDFKEFIQGVSQFSVKGDKLSKLRFAFRIYDMDNDGYISNGELFQVLKMMVGNNLKDTQLQQIVDKTIGFADKDEDGKISFDEFCSVVGNTDIHKKMVVDV; encoded by the exons ATG GGAAATGAAACATCACTGCCCATGGAAATGTGTTCCAATT TCGACGCCGATGAGATCCGGCGGTTGGGCAAACGTTTCCGGAAATTGGACCTGGACAACTCGGGAGCGCTGAGCGTGGACGAGTTCATGTCGCTGCCGGAGCTGCAACAGAATCCTCTGGTGCAGCGCGTGATCGACATTTTCGACGCGGACGGCAACGGCGAGGTGGACTTCAAGGAGTTCATCCAGGGCGTGTCACAGTTCAGCGTCAAGGGCGACAAGCTGTCGAAGCTGCGCTTCGCCTTCCGCATCTACGACATGGACAATGATGGCTATATTTCCAACGGCGAACTGTTTCAG GTGTTAAAAATGATGGTGGGCAACAATCTGAAGGATACGCAATTGCAGCAGATTGTGGACAAGACGATCGGTTTCGCGGATAAGGATGAGGACGGAAAGATCTCGTTCGATGAGTTCTGCTCGGTGGTCGGCAACACGGACATTCACAAGAAGATGGTTGTCGATGTCTAA
- the cn gene encoding kynurenine 3-monooxygenase yields the protein MSQGIISQEVNGRQEEGRRRRVAVVGAGLVGSLAALNFARMGNHVDLYEYREDIRQAAVVQGRSINLALSQRGRKALAAVGLEEKILATAIPMRGRMLHDVRGNTSVVLYDPCTKQCLYSVGRRQLNEVLLDACDKFPNIHCHFEHKLTSAKLREGSMEFRNANEDVIAAQADLIVGCDGAFSSVRQQLVRLPGFNYSQEYIETGYLELCIPSKSGDFQMPANYLHIWPRNSFMMIALPNQDKSFTVTLSMPFEVFAKIKNQNDLLDFFRLNFPDALPLIGEQQLVKDFFKTRPQHLVSIKCRPYHYADKALILGDAAHAMVPYYGQGMNAGMEDVTLLTGILAKQLPLDEALAQFTESRWQDAFAICDLAMYNYVEMRDLTKRWSFKLRKWLDTLLFRLFPGWIPLYNSVSFSSMPYSQCIANRKWQDQLLKRVSGATLLAVVLAGGALYTQRFL from the exons ATGAGTCAAGGAATCATCAGCCAGGAGGTAAACGGTCGCCAGGAGGAAGGACGGCGACGTAGAGTTGCGGTCGTGGGAGCGGGTTTG GTGGGTTCACTGGCGGCCTTGAATTTCGCGCGCATGGGCAACCACGTGGATTTGTACGAATACCGGGAGGATATCCGTCAGGCTGCGGTGGTCCAGGGTAGGAGTATTAACCTGGCTCTTTCGCAGAGGGGCCGCAAGGCCCTGGCTGCCGTGGGTCTGGAGGAAAAGATCCTGGCCACCGCCATACCCATGAGGGGTAGAATGCTGCACGATGTCCGGGGAAACACCAGTGTGGTCCTATACGATCCTTGCACCAAACAATGTTTGTATTCCGTGGGTCGCCGCCAGCTTAACGAAGTTCTTCTGGATGCTTGTGATAAGTTTCCCAATATCCACTGCCACTTCGAGCACAAATTGACGAGTGCCAAGCTGAGAGAGGGTTCCATGGAGTTCCGGAATGCCAACGAGGATGTTATAGCTGCCCAGGCAGATCTTATAGTGGGCTGCGATGGGGCCTTCAGTAGTGTGCGCCAGCAATTGGTTCGTTTGCCGGGTTTTAATTACTCCCAGGAGTATATAGAAACGGGTTACTTGGAGCTTTGTATACCCTCGAAATCGGGTGATTTCCAGATGCCTGCCAACTACCTGCACATCTGGCCGCGTAATTCCTTTATGATGATCGCCTTGCCGAACCAGGATAAGTCGTTCACGGTCACGCTTTCCATGCCTTTTGAGGTCTTTGCAAagattaaaaatcaaaatgatCTACTGGATTTCTTTCGCCTGAACTTTCCCGATGCACTGCCACTGATTGGAGAGCAACAACTTGTTAAGGACTTTTTTAAAACCCGACCACAGCATTTGGTGTCCATCAAGTGTAGGCCCTATCATTATGCGGATAAGGCCTTAATACTGGGCGATGCCGCCCATGCCATGGTTCCGTATTATGGCCAGGGAATGAATGCTGGGATGGAGGATGTTACGCTGTTGACCGGAATTTTGGCCAAGCAGTTGCCGCTGGACGAGGCTTTGGCCCAGTTCACCGAGTCCCGCTGGCAGGATGCCTTTGCCATTTGCGATCTGGCTATGTACAACTATGTGGAG ATGCGCGACTTGACCAAACGCTGGTCCTTTAAGCTCCGAAAATGGCTGGACACTCTGCTTTTCCGTTTGTTCCCGGGCTGGATTCCGCTCTATAATAGCGTGTCCTTTTCCAGTATGCCCTATAGCCAGTGCATTGCCAATAGGAAGTGGCAGGATCAGCTGCTAAAACGTGTTTCAGGCGCCACTTTATTGGCAGTGGTTCTGGCAGGAGGAGCCTTATATACACAACgttttttatga